GGCAAAGGACGCTTTCAGTGAACTAGGCTTCAACTGGCCGATTGTCATTTGGATCGCACTTGTTCACGTGCTTGCGATCGGGGCACCGTTCTTCTTCACATGGCCCGCCCTGATTACTTGCATCGTGCTGGCGTTCGCTACCGGCAGCTTTGGCGTGTGCATGGGCTATCACCGCTTACTAACGCACAAGAGCTTTCAAACGTATCGCCCCGTGAAATGGCTGCTCGCTTTCCTTGGCGGTCTGTCCGGTGAAGGTTCGGCACTTACTTGGGTGGCTCAGCATCGCAAGCATCACGCTTTCAGCGATCACGAAGGCGATCCCCACTCGCCACGCGACGGCAACTGGTGGAGCCACATGCTGTGGTTCATGCCAAACTTCGGCAAGAAGTGGCACAAGGAACTGCTCCAGCGTTATGCACCAGACATCATGAAGGACAAGGTGATGGTCGCTTTGCACTACCTGTTCCTACCGGCCCATTTCGCTAGTGCCGCAGCGCTGTTTGCCTTCGGTTACTTCGGCCCGGAAAGTTGGGGCCTTGGCAACGCTTGGGCCGGCTGGGGCATGATCGTTTGGGGCTTAGGCGTGCGGATGGTTTATGTGCTGCACATCACGTGGTTCGTTAACTCGGCAACGCACCTCTGGGGCTATCGCAACTACGAAACTTCCGACGACAGCCGTAACCTGTGGTGGGTCGGCATCTTGGCGTGGGGCGAA
The Lacipirellulaceae bacterium genome window above contains:
- a CDS encoding acyl-CoA desaturase, with the translated sequence MSTVVPNRDTRKEKSNTSPESANDSIMEVANEDGYAAAVSTACRKAKDAFSELGFNWPIVIWIALVHVLAIGAPFFFTWPALITCIVLAFATGSFGVCMGYHRLLTHKSFQTYRPVKWLLAFLGGLSGEGSALTWVAQHRKHHAFSDHEGDPHSPRDGNWWSHMLWFMPNFGKKWHKELLQRYAPDIMKDKVMVALHYLFLPAHFASAAALFAFGYFGPESWGLGNAWAGWGMIVWGLGVRMVYVLHITWFVNSATHLWGYRNYETSDDSRNLWWVGILAWGEGWHNNHHAYQRVARQGHRWWEFDMTYCSIWLMEKVGLAWDVVRLKDIPKGTAPQ